From the genome of Halomonas sp. MCCC 1A13316, one region includes:
- a CDS encoding DMT family transporter: MTSSANSRLDAALLASMPVLFVALWSTGFIGAKFGLPHAEPFTFLFVRFVLTLALLAPLVKLMGSGWPTSWRLRGHIAVSGLLVHAAYLGGVFYGIYLGMPAGLTALLVGLQPLLTATLAGPLLGERITAVQWLGLALGLAGIAMVLGSKLDPGAALFQGFGFAALACVLVALAGITLGTLYQKRFCTGMPLLSGTVVQYLSASAVLGLGALLLEKRHIEWTPTFMLTLGWLVLVLSIAAILLLMALIRRGEASRVASLFYLVPPVTALQAWLLFDERLPPMALVGMAITILGVVLAARR; encoded by the coding sequence ATGACGTCGTCCGCCAACTCTCGTCTCGACGCCGCGCTGCTGGCCAGCATGCCGGTGCTGTTCGTTGCTCTGTGGAGTACCGGGTTCATTGGCGCCAAGTTCGGCCTGCCCCACGCCGAGCCCTTCACCTTCCTGTTCGTTCGCTTCGTGCTGACGCTCGCCCTGCTGGCTCCTCTGGTGAAACTGATGGGGAGCGGTTGGCCGACAAGCTGGAGACTGAGAGGACATATTGCCGTATCAGGCCTGCTGGTCCATGCAGCCTATCTGGGCGGTGTGTTCTACGGTATCTATCTAGGCATGCCGGCAGGCCTAACGGCGCTACTGGTCGGCCTGCAGCCGCTGCTGACTGCCACTCTGGCAGGCCCGCTGCTGGGCGAGCGCATCACTGCCGTCCAATGGCTTGGGTTGGCCCTGGGGCTGGCCGGCATCGCCATGGTACTGGGCAGTAAGCTCGATCCGGGTGCCGCCCTGTTCCAGGGCTTCGGTTTCGCTGCCCTGGCTTGCGTCCTCGTCGCCCTGGCGGGCATTACTTTGGGCACGCTCTACCAGAAGCGCTTCTGCACCGGCATGCCGCTGCTCTCGGGCACGGTAGTGCAGTATCTCTCCGCCAGCGCAGTGCTCGGCCTCGGTGCCCTGCTGCTCGAAAAGCGCCACATCGAGTGGACACCGACTTTCATGCTGACCTTGGGCTGGCTGGTACTGGTCCTTTCCATCGCTGCCATTCTGCTGCTGATGGCGCTGATTCGGCGCGGCGAAGCCTCGCGCGTAGCCAGCCTTTTTTACCTTGTGCCGCCTGTCACGGCGCTACAGGCCTGGTTGCTGTTCGACGAACGCCTGCCGCCGATGGCACTGGTCGGTATGGCCATTACCATCCTGGGCGTGGTTCTCGCGGCACGCCGCTAG
- a CDS encoding DUF4168 domain-containing protein, translating to MQRMTALFSAALLAAGLMTVQAHAQQEPAQDPAGQPQAQAPAQDFSDDQLQQFADASQEIAVISQEYTERLHAAEDEQTQQEVRMEANDKMVEVVEENGLDVDTFNAIGHAIQQDPELMQRVQQMAEQS from the coding sequence ATGCAACGGATGACTGCACTGTTCTCGGCCGCCCTGCTCGCCGCCGGGTTGATGACCGTACAGGCGCACGCTCAGCAGGAGCCCGCCCAGGATCCTGCCGGCCAGCCGCAAGCGCAGGCACCCGCACAGGACTTCTCCGATGATCAGCTGCAGCAGTTTGCCGATGCCTCCCAGGAAATCGCTGTGATTTCGCAGGAGTACACCGAGCGTCTGCATGCGGCCGAAGACGAGCAGACCCAGCAGGAAGTGCGCATGGAAGCCAACGACAAGATGGTCGAAGTCGTCGAGGAGAATGGCCTCGACGTGGATACATTCAACGCCATTGGTCATGCGATCCAGCAGGATCCTGAGCTGATGCAACGCGTGCAGCAGATGGCCGAGCAGTCGTAA
- a CDS encoding DUF294 nucleotidyltransferase-like domain-containing protein codes for MDAELLEIRQHMGRFPPFDVLDDELLDSVAGQVEVSYFKAGSDILQLDQELHELCYIRSGAVEVRRRTGDLYDRLGEGDIFGHFSLLRNNRVRFPARALEDTLIYHIPETVFQHLCEADENFADFVELERPRLEAAVEEHKKANDMMITRVRKLLTRYPVMVEAGASVQEAARQITEAQASAALILDEPDGDPRYTFADSEDRPWRLRGILTDSDFRTRIVAEGLSPDTPVGELASGRLITIQSDESVHEAMLCMLRNNIHHLPVLYRRRPVGIVHLSDIIRYETHSSLYLVSNIFHQSSIEGLARLAPDVRAAFMRMVEEGANSQMVGSALSTIGRSFVRRLLELAEEALGPPPVAYCFMVNGSMARNEQTVVTDQDNALILADDFEPAQHDAYFLALAQFVSDGLAACGYAYCKGEVMATNPQWRQPVSVWKRYFNEWIESPTPERLLHCSIFFDLDSAYGEEAYVEQLQDVIATKAPDSPRFLAAMARNALNRKPPLGFFRTFVMEKDGKHNNSINLKRRGTAPLVDLIRVHALACGSRAQNSFERLDDIAATQLLAPGVGDKLRYAMELLSMVRLRHQVFDLQHEHEPDNNIEPENVADNERHHLKDAFQVLSHAQKFLKYRYPVPAHSGRAR; via the coding sequence ATGGACGCGGAACTACTCGAAATTCGGCAGCACATGGGGCGCTTTCCTCCCTTCGATGTCCTCGACGATGAGCTGTTGGACAGCGTGGCCGGGCAGGTCGAGGTGAGTTATTTCAAGGCCGGCTCCGACATACTCCAGCTCGACCAGGAACTTCATGAGCTTTGCTATATTCGTAGCGGGGCGGTGGAGGTTCGGCGGCGTACGGGTGATCTCTACGATCGTCTGGGCGAGGGCGACATCTTTGGCCATTTCAGTCTGCTGAGAAACAATCGGGTGCGCTTTCCAGCCCGCGCGTTGGAAGACACCCTGATCTACCACATCCCCGAGACGGTCTTTCAGCACCTTTGCGAAGCCGACGAAAATTTCGCCGATTTCGTAGAGCTGGAGCGCCCGCGGCTGGAAGCGGCGGTGGAGGAGCACAAGAAAGCCAACGACATGATGATCACACGGGTACGCAAGCTGCTTACGCGCTACCCGGTGATGGTTGAAGCGGGTGCGTCGGTACAGGAGGCGGCACGCCAGATTACCGAAGCCCAGGCCTCGGCGGCGTTGATTCTCGACGAGCCGGACGGCGACCCGCGGTATACCTTCGCCGACAGCGAGGATCGCCCTTGGCGCCTACGCGGCATCCTGACCGACAGCGATTTTCGAACCCGTATCGTGGCAGAGGGGCTATCGCCGGATACGCCCGTGGGCGAGCTGGCGAGCGGACGGCTGATCACCATCCAATCGGACGAGTCGGTGCACGAGGCCATGCTGTGCATGCTGCGCAATAACATCCACCATTTGCCGGTGCTGTATCGGCGCCGTCCGGTGGGGATCGTTCATCTGTCCGATATTATCCGCTACGAGACCCACAGCAGCCTGTATCTTGTCAGCAATATCTTTCATCAGTCCAGCATCGAGGGGTTGGCTCGGTTGGCGCCCGACGTGCGTGCCGCATTCATGCGCATGGTGGAGGAGGGGGCCAACTCGCAGATGGTTGGGAGCGCCCTGTCCACCATCGGCCGCAGCTTCGTGCGTCGCCTGCTGGAACTGGCCGAGGAAGCGCTGGGGCCGCCGCCAGTGGCGTACTGCTTCATGGTCAATGGATCCATGGCGCGCAACGAGCAGACCGTCGTCACCGACCAGGACAATGCCCTGATTCTCGCCGACGATTTCGAGCCAGCGCAGCACGATGCCTATTTCCTTGCCCTGGCACAGTTCGTCAGTGATGGCCTGGCGGCCTGCGGCTATGCCTACTGCAAGGGCGAGGTGATGGCGACCAATCCCCAGTGGCGCCAGCCCGTGTCGGTCTGGAAGCGTTATTTCAACGAGTGGATAGAGTCGCCGACACCGGAGCGGCTACTGCACTGCTCGATTTTCTTCGATCTCGACAGCGCCTATGGCGAGGAAGCGTACGTCGAGCAACTGCAGGATGTAATTGCCACAAAGGCGCCGGATAGCCCCCGCTTCCTGGCCGCCATGGCACGTAACGCATTGAATCGAAAGCCACCGCTGGGCTTCTTTCGTACCTTCGTGATGGAGAAAGATGGCAAGCACAATAATTCGATCAATCTCAAGCGCCGGGGAACGGCCCCGTTAGTCGATCTGATCCGTGTCCATGCGCTGGCTTGCGGCTCGCGTGCCCAGAACAGCTTCGAGCGGCTGGACGACATCGCCGCCACACAACTGCTGGCTCCAGGCGTCGGCGACAAGCTGCGCTACGCCATGGAGCTACTCTCCATGGTGCGGCTACGTCATCAGGTCTTCGACCTGCAGCATGAGCATGAGCCGGACAACAACATCGAGCCGGAAAACGTCGCCGACAATGAGCGCCATCACTTGAAGGATGCTTTCCAGGTACTGAGCCATGCTCAGAAATTCTTGAAATATCGCTATCCGGTGCCGGCACACTCTGGCCGAGCGCGCTGA
- a CDS encoding 3'-5' exonuclease gives MLSHRLTARSQGHEWPSYLQRRAAEVQDPSLQAFFAAGCPAPETPIGEAPLVALDLETTGLDVQRHAIVSIGLVPFNLSRIPVAERRYWVVRPSRPLSETSITYHHITHSEVAQAPDLEEVLPELLEALAGRVVVVHFRHIERPFLDEAIKARLGEGIRFPMIDTMSLEARLHRLSLWSRLRRWMRRPPVSIRLGDSRRRYGLPDYQGHHAMVDALATAELFQAQVARHYDPTHPVSALWT, from the coding sequence ATGCTATCTCATCGATTGACTGCGCGCTCGCAGGGACACGAGTGGCCCTCCTACCTGCAGCGCCGGGCGGCGGAAGTACAAGATCCTTCGCTGCAGGCGTTCTTCGCAGCGGGCTGTCCCGCTCCAGAGACACCCATCGGCGAGGCGCCGCTGGTGGCCCTGGACCTGGAAACCACCGGCCTCGACGTGCAGCGACATGCCATCGTCAGCATCGGCCTGGTTCCCTTTAACCTGAGCCGAATCCCTGTGGCCGAGCGGCGCTACTGGGTGGTGCGCCCCAGCCGCCCGCTGTCCGAGACCTCGATAACCTATCACCACATCACGCACTCTGAAGTGGCCCAGGCGCCCGACCTGGAAGAGGTCCTGCCCGAGCTGCTCGAGGCACTGGCGGGGCGGGTCGTCGTGGTGCACTTCCGACACATCGAGCGACCCTTTCTCGATGAGGCGATCAAGGCGCGGCTGGGAGAGGGGATTCGGTTTCCGATGATCGATACCATGTCGCTGGAAGCCCGGCTGCATCGGCTTTCGCTGTGGTCGCGCCTGAGGCGCTGGATGCGGCGGCCACCCGTTTCGATACGCCTGGGCGACAGTCGTCGGCGCTATGGGTTGCCTGATTACCAGGGGCACCATGCCATGGTCGACGCACTGGCAACGGCCGAATTGTTCCAGGCTCAAGTGGCGAGGCACTACGATCCCACGCATCCTGTCAGCGCGCTATGGACCTAG
- a CDS encoding putative bifunctional diguanylate cyclase/phosphodiesterase, with protein sequence MMAPEDAFRLLADGLGKAGTPQAFDHLVERLSTILDGEHVLIGKLLSDSASIRTVAFWSKGSLQPTSVYALAGTPCEHVLNDQICQFSDGVCQRFPDDIMLQELEVDSYIGIPLRAPQGHLVGLLAVFSSHPLELAAYASEVLRIAATQAGAEMARRAEEEKRRSSDYRIQQLIYWDSVTGLPNRRYFMERLEEACEQARLRDNSLGLLYLDLQRFRQINDTQGHELGDLMLAEIAGRFGAQAEPGEFVARLGGDEFMVLLTDTRPAAMAHAIERYRNSLTAPIQLSERSFSISASVGAALFPRDADNAQSLFQHASIALNHAKRDSSRTRFFTATMADELHQHELLQLRFSEALAKGKLSLAFQPQFSLKTGKLTGAEALCRWHDEILGHVSPGTFIPLAEEQGLICALGEWVLEAACLQLMTWERQGKPFPGRLSVNVSAQQMDDPRLAEHIQRIATRIAPGKLGLELTESGLMRNPEQTVRITRALCKAGFSLAIDDFGTGYSSLSYLKRFAADTLKIDMSFVQDMLKSSHDHAIVATIIAMAQTLGMLTVAEGVEAAEQAEALRALGCTGVQGFHFGRPVDGDTFAELWL encoded by the coding sequence ATGATGGCCCCCGAAGACGCCTTTCGTCTGCTCGCCGATGGCTTGGGCAAGGCCGGCACTCCCCAAGCGTTCGATCATTTGGTCGAACGCCTATCCACGATCCTTGATGGGGAGCATGTGCTCATCGGAAAGCTGCTTTCCGATAGTGCCTCCATCAGGACCGTCGCCTTCTGGTCGAAGGGCTCGCTTCAGCCTACGTCGGTATATGCCCTGGCTGGCACGCCGTGCGAGCACGTGTTGAATGACCAAATTTGCCAATTTTCCGACGGCGTTTGTCAACGCTTTCCGGACGACATCATGCTTCAGGAGCTCGAAGTCGATAGCTACATAGGCATTCCGCTACGCGCGCCACAAGGGCACCTTGTCGGCCTGCTCGCGGTATTCTCCAGCCATCCTCTCGAGCTGGCCGCCTATGCCTCGGAAGTATTGCGCATTGCCGCCACCCAGGCAGGCGCCGAGATGGCGCGGCGGGCAGAGGAAGAGAAGCGACGCAGCAGCGACTACCGTATTCAGCAGCTCATCTATTGGGACAGCGTCACGGGCTTACCCAACCGACGCTACTTCATGGAACGGCTGGAGGAAGCCTGCGAGCAGGCCCGTTTGCGTGACAACAGCCTGGGGCTGCTCTATCTCGACCTGCAACGCTTCCGCCAGATCAACGATACCCAGGGACACGAACTGGGTGACCTGATGCTGGCCGAGATTGCCGGTCGCTTCGGTGCCCAGGCCGAACCAGGAGAGTTCGTCGCCCGCCTGGGGGGTGATGAGTTCATGGTATTGCTCACCGATACCCGGCCAGCTGCCATGGCTCACGCCATCGAGCGTTATCGCAACAGTCTCACTGCACCGATCCAGTTGTCGGAACGCAGCTTCTCGATTTCCGCCAGTGTCGGCGCAGCGCTGTTCCCCCGCGATGCCGACAATGCCCAATCGCTGTTCCAGCACGCCAGTATCGCGCTCAATCATGCAAAACGGGACAGTAGCCGCACCCGCTTCTTCACGGCCACCATGGCGGACGAGCTCCACCAGCATGAGCTGCTGCAGCTACGTTTCAGCGAAGCCTTGGCCAAGGGCAAGCTATCGCTAGCCTTCCAGCCTCAGTTCAGTCTCAAGACAGGCAAGCTGACCGGCGCCGAAGCCCTATGCCGTTGGCATGACGAAATTCTGGGCCACGTCAGCCCAGGTACCTTCATCCCATTGGCGGAAGAGCAAGGCCTCATCTGTGCCTTGGGCGAATGGGTACTGGAAGCTGCCTGTCTGCAGCTCATGACCTGGGAGCGCCAGGGCAAGCCATTCCCCGGTCGGTTGAGTGTCAACGTCTCGGCCCAGCAAATGGACGACCCGCGCCTGGCCGAACACATCCAGCGTATCGCCACACGCATTGCCCCCGGCAAGCTGGGGCTGGAACTCACCGAAAGCGGCCTGATGCGCAACCCCGAGCAGACGGTGCGCATCACCCGAGCGCTATGCAAGGCGGGCTTCAGCCTGGCGATTGACGACTTCGGCACGGGCTACTCATCGCTGTCCTACCTCAAGCGCTTTGCCGCCGACACCCTGAAGATCGACATGTCCTTCGTCCAGGACATGCTCAAGAGCAGCCATGATCACGCCATCGTCGCCACCATCATTGCCATGGCCCAAACCCTGGGCATGTTGACGGTGGCGGAAGGCGTCGAAGCCGCTGAACAGGCCGAGGCCTTGCGTGCGCTGGGCTGTACCGGGGTTCAAGGCTTTCATTTCGGCCGCCCCGTGGATGGCGACACTTTCGCCGAGCTCTGGCTATGA
- a CDS encoding BCCT family transporter, with product MGERNVDNDSRDERAKEAEPSEGVPAPEGPANLIDTDYVIGQDNLATDKLGFSIDLHGKVFTISALVTVFFVVLTLALQDQVEPLFSAVRDWLTANLDWFFLLAGNVFVLLCLALIVSPLGKVRIGGMHAKPDFSYTGWFAMLFAAGMGIGLMFYGVSEPMSHFGSALGGTTVEDGVRTDWAPLGAAAGDPAAAARLGMAATIYHWGLHPWAIYAVVALALAIFSFNKGLPLTMRSIFYPILGERVWGWPGHIVDILAVFATLFGLATSLGIGASQASAGLTFLFGLPEGDTTMVLLILGITAVAIVSILAGVDKGVRRLSEINMGLAILLLLFVILVGPTVMILTGFFKNLGAYAVHLPALSNPFGREDANFSQGWTAFYWAWWISWSPFVGMFIARVSRGRSVREFLIAVLLVPSLVSVLWMTAFGGTAIDQLAGDGFEGVRDAALELQLFVMLGELPLTAITSFVGIVLVVVFFITSSDSGSLVIDTITAGGKVDAPKPQRVFWAVIEGVIAIALLLGGGLAALQAMAVSTGLPFTLVLLVGCYAIVKGLMSEPRT from the coding sequence ATGGGAGAGCGTAACGTGGATAACGATTCTCGCGACGAACGCGCCAAGGAGGCCGAACCCTCGGAAGGCGTGCCAGCGCCGGAAGGACCGGCCAATCTGATCGATACCGATTACGTAATCGGACAGGATAACCTGGCCACCGACAAGCTCGGCTTCAGCATAGACCTGCACGGCAAGGTCTTTACCATTTCGGCTCTGGTCACGGTGTTCTTCGTGGTCTTGACCCTTGCCCTGCAGGACCAGGTCGAGCCGCTTTTTTCAGCCGTACGCGACTGGCTCACCGCCAATCTGGACTGGTTCTTCCTGCTGGCCGGGAACGTTTTCGTGCTGCTGTGCCTGGCGCTGATCGTTTCGCCGCTGGGCAAGGTGCGCATTGGTGGCATGCATGCCAAGCCGGACTTCAGCTACACCGGCTGGTTCGCCATGCTGTTTGCCGCCGGCATGGGCATCGGCCTGATGTTCTATGGTGTCTCCGAGCCGATGTCTCATTTCGGTTCAGCCTTGGGCGGTACCACCGTCGAGGATGGCGTGCGCACTGACTGGGCCCCGCTCGGTGCCGCCGCAGGCGACCCAGCAGCCGCAGCGCGCCTGGGCATGGCCGCCACCATCTACCACTGGGGCCTGCACCCCTGGGCGATCTATGCCGTAGTGGCACTGGCGCTGGCCATCTTCTCGTTCAACAAGGGGCTGCCGCTGACCATGCGCTCGATCTTCTACCCGATACTGGGGGAGCGGGTATGGGGCTGGCCTGGGCACATCGTCGATATCCTGGCGGTATTCGCCACCCTGTTCGGGCTGGCCACCTCACTGGGGATTGGGGCCTCACAGGCCTCAGCCGGGCTGACCTTTCTCTTCGGTTTGCCCGAGGGAGATACCACCATGGTGCTGCTGATACTCGGCATCACCGCCGTCGCCATCGTGTCGATCCTGGCCGGGGTGGACAAGGGCGTGCGCCGACTCTCGGAAATCAACATGGGCCTGGCGATACTGCTGCTGCTGTTCGTCATCCTGGTGGGACCGACCGTGATGATCCTCACCGGCTTCTTCAAGAACCTGGGCGCCTATGCCGTTCACCTACCGGCGCTGTCCAACCCCTTCGGCCGTGAGGATGCCAACTTCAGCCAGGGCTGGACCGCTTTCTACTGGGCCTGGTGGATCTCCTGGTCGCCCTTCGTCGGCATGTTCATCGCACGCGTGAGTCGTGGACGCAGCGTGCGCGAGTTCCTGATCGCCGTACTGCTGGTGCCTTCGCTGGTCTCGGTACTGTGGATGACCGCCTTTGGCGGCACCGCCATCGATCAGTTGGCTGGCGACGGCTTCGAGGGCGTGCGCGACGCGGCCCTCGAGCTGCAGCTGTTCGTCATGCTCGGCGAGCTGCCGTTGACCGCCATCACCTCGTTCGTGGGGATTGTGCTGGTAGTGGTGTTCTTCATCACCTCGTCGGATTCCGGTTCGCTGGTGATCGATACCATTACCGCTGGGGGCAAGGTCGATGCCCCCAAGCCACAGCGCGTGTTCTGGGCCGTCATCGAGGGTGTCATCGCGATTGCCCTTTTGCTGGGAGGCGGTCTCGCCGCCCTGCAGGCGATGGCCGTGTCGACGGGGCTGCCCTTCACCCTGGTGCTCCTGGTCGGCTGCTATGCCATCGTCAAAGGCTTGATGAGCGAGCCGCGCACCTGA
- a CDS encoding universal stress protein — MYSKIMVPVDLAHLKVLEPSLQAVADLARHYQTEVCYVGVTSSAPSSVARTPEEYQQKLEAFAQQQASAHGQPVSAHTISSSDPVADLDDLLIKAIDDVGADLVVMLTHPPKHLDVIMPSHGGKIATHTNASVFLIRPPRS, encoded by the coding sequence ATGTATAGCAAAATCATGGTTCCTGTCGATCTTGCCCACCTGAAGGTCCTCGAGCCTTCCCTGCAAGCCGTGGCCGATCTGGCCCGGCACTATCAGACCGAGGTCTGCTATGTCGGGGTAACCTCCAGCGCACCAAGCAGCGTGGCCAGGACACCGGAGGAATACCAGCAGAAGCTGGAGGCGTTTGCCCAGCAGCAGGCATCAGCGCATGGCCAGCCCGTCAGCGCTCACACCATCAGCAGCTCGGATCCGGTCGCCGATCTCGACGACCTCCTGATCAAGGCGATTGATGACGTGGGCGCCGATCTCGTGGTCATGCTGACCCACCCACCGAAGCATCTCGACGTCATCATGCCGTCTCACGGTGGCAAGATCGCCACCCATACCAATGCCTCGGTTTTTCTGATCAGGCCACCCCGCTCCTGA